One Leucoraja erinacea ecotype New England unplaced genomic scaffold, Leri_hhj_1 Leri_1001S, whole genome shotgun sequence genomic window carries:
- the LOC129715087 gene encoding seipin-like isoform X4 has translation MPESPINQNLGMFMVQMSCYTKAGAEISTVSKSAMLRYKSGLLQLLDTLLYSPLFITGLVEQAQIVEVEFYSDYKEDSYTPTIGAVVEIQSRHIEIYKAQLQIRAYFTGIRYLLYSFPVMSAIIGVSTNFTFLCVLVLASYLHVMWGSLWQPARARFQSEDQPLRATLSSQFSMGRSQSLSVQSFRTSSPGSQSPVSMGSQHRTSVPQQTSTPRFSLHDEHQHSPAASAFPFSSAMNVARSPTASEHSTRDGVPMNVSAANQSGSRTSQPSLHGLPPETVGVHELPPAANVDTDSAQFPLGSRESLTDAADTDQGETGSNRQSTAEAGSSQHPHPFP, from the exons ATGCCCGAGTCTCCCATCAACCAGAATCTGGGAATGTTCATGGTGCAGATGTCATGCTACACCAAGGCCGGGGCAGAGATCTCCACCGTCTCCAAATCG GCGATGCTTCGCTACAAGTCGGGGCTGCTGCAGCTGTTGGACACGCTGCTGTACTCGCCACTCTTCATCACGGGGCTGGTGGAGCAGGCACAGATCGTGGAGGTGGAGTTCTACTCCGACTACAAGGAGGACTCG TACACTCCGACCATCGGGGCCGTGGTTGAGATCCAGAGCAGGCACATCGAGATCTACAAAGCCCAGCTGCAGATCCGTGCCTACTTCACCGGTATCAG gtaCCTCCTGTACAGCTTCCCAGTGATGTCGGCCATCATTGGCGTGTCCACCAACTTCACCTTCCTGTGTGTGCTGGTGCTGGCCAGCTACCTGCACGTGATGTGGGGGAGCCTCTGGCAGCCGGCCAGGGCACGCTTTCAGTCCGAGGACCAACCGCTGAGGGCCacc CTCTCCTCCCAGTTTTCGATGGGCCGCTCCCAGTCCCTGTCGGTGCAGTCGTTCCGGACCAGCAGCCCCGGCTCCCAGAGCCCCGTGTCCATGGGCTCCCAGCACAGGACCAGCGTCCCCCAGCAAACGTCCACACCGCGGTTCTCCCTGCACGATGAGCACCAACATAGCCCGGCAGCCTCGG CCTTCCCTTTCTCCTCCGCTATGAATGTAGCACGCAGTCCCACGGCTTCCGAACATTCTACAAGAGACG GTGTGCCGATGAACGTCTCTGCAGCTAATCAGAGCGGCTCAAGAACGTCTCAACCTTCGTTACACG GGTTGCCGCCGGAGACGGTCGGAGTGCACGAGCTGCCTCCAGCAG CCAACGTAGACACGGATTCCGCACAGTTCCCGCTCGGATCCCGGGAGAGTCTAACCGACGCGGCAG ATACCGATCAGGGAGAGACCGGCAGCAACAGACAATCGACAGCAGAGGCAGGGTCCTCTCAACACCCTCACCCCTTCCCCTAG
- the LOC129715087 gene encoding seipin-like isoform X3, with protein sequence MPESPINQNLGMFMVQMSCYTKAGAEISTVSKSAMLRYKSGLLQLLDTLLYSPLFITGLVEQAQIVEVEFYSDYKEDSYTPTIGAVVEIQSRHIEIYKAQLQIRAYFTGIRYLLYSFPVMSAIIGVSTNFTFLCVLVLASYLHVMWGSLWQPARARFQSEDQPLRATLSSQFSMGRSQSLSVQSFRTSSPGSQSPVSMGSQHRTSVPQQTSTPRFSLHDEHQHSPAASAFPFSSAMNVARSPTASEHSTRDGVPMNVSAANQSGSRTSQPSLHDSTVDRSRDSIRSGRISQHSSNGLPPETVGVHELPPAANVDTDSAQFPLGSRESLTDAADTDQGETGSNRQSTAEAGSSQHPHPFP encoded by the exons ATGCCCGAGTCTCCCATCAACCAGAATCTGGGAATGTTCATGGTGCAGATGTCATGCTACACCAAGGCCGGGGCAGAGATCTCCACCGTCTCCAAATCG GCGATGCTTCGCTACAAGTCGGGGCTGCTGCAGCTGTTGGACACGCTGCTGTACTCGCCACTCTTCATCACGGGGCTGGTGGAGCAGGCACAGATCGTGGAGGTGGAGTTCTACTCCGACTACAAGGAGGACTCG TACACTCCGACCATCGGGGCCGTGGTTGAGATCCAGAGCAGGCACATCGAGATCTACAAAGCCCAGCTGCAGATCCGTGCCTACTTCACCGGTATCAG gtaCCTCCTGTACAGCTTCCCAGTGATGTCGGCCATCATTGGCGTGTCCACCAACTTCACCTTCCTGTGTGTGCTGGTGCTGGCCAGCTACCTGCACGTGATGTGGGGGAGCCTCTGGCAGCCGGCCAGGGCACGCTTTCAGTCCGAGGACCAACCGCTGAGGGCCacc CTCTCCTCCCAGTTTTCGATGGGCCGCTCCCAGTCCCTGTCGGTGCAGTCGTTCCGGACCAGCAGCCCCGGCTCCCAGAGCCCCGTGTCCATGGGCTCCCAGCACAGGACCAGCGTCCCCCAGCAAACGTCCACACCGCGGTTCTCCCTGCACGATGAGCACCAACATAGCCCGGCAGCCTCGG CCTTCCCTTTCTCCTCCGCTATGAATGTAGCACGCAGTCCCACGGCTTCCGAACATTCTACAAGAGACG GTGTGCCGATGAACGTCTCTGCAGCTAATCAGAGCGGCTCAAGAACGTCTCAACCTTCGTTACACG ACTCCACCGTGGACAGGTCTAGAGACAGCATACGCAGTGGCAGGATATCTCAACACAGCTCAAATG GGTTGCCGCCGGAGACGGTCGGAGTGCACGAGCTGCCTCCAGCAG CCAACGTAGACACGGATTCCGCACAGTTCCCGCTCGGATCCCGGGAGAGTCTAACCGACGCGGCAG ATACCGATCAGGGAGAGACCGGCAGCAACAGACAATCGACAGCAGAGGCAGGGTCCTCTCAACACCCTCACCCCTTCCCCTAG
- the LOC129715087 gene encoding seipin-like isoform X1 → MPESPINQNLGMFMVQMSCYTKAGAEISTVSKSAMLRYKSGLLQLLDTLLYSPLFITGLVEQAQIVEVEFYSDYKEDSYTPTIGAVVEIQSRHIEIYKAQLQIRAYFTGIRYLLYSFPVMSAIIGVSTNFTFLCVLVLASYLHVMWGSLWQPARARFQSEDQPLRATLSSQFSMGRSQSLSVQSFRTSSPGSQSPVSMGSQHRTSVPQQTSTPRFSLHDEHQHSPAASAFPFSSAMNVARSPTASEHSTRDGVPMNVSAANQSGSRTSQPSLHDSTVDRSRDSIRSGRISQHSSNGLPPETVGVHELPPAANVDTDSAQFPLGSRESLTDAAGTVQGQAWPPPAPVFYISLPSLCPPLVQEGTSDAASHRPTCPTYTSPTCPAFGPYPSKPVLSMHLSNCFLNIRIVPASTTSSGSSFHTPTTLCVE, encoded by the exons ATGCCCGAGTCTCCCATCAACCAGAATCTGGGAATGTTCATGGTGCAGATGTCATGCTACACCAAGGCCGGGGCAGAGATCTCCACCGTCTCCAAATCG GCGATGCTTCGCTACAAGTCGGGGCTGCTGCAGCTGTTGGACACGCTGCTGTACTCGCCACTCTTCATCACGGGGCTGGTGGAGCAGGCACAGATCGTGGAGGTGGAGTTCTACTCCGACTACAAGGAGGACTCG TACACTCCGACCATCGGGGCCGTGGTTGAGATCCAGAGCAGGCACATCGAGATCTACAAAGCCCAGCTGCAGATCCGTGCCTACTTCACCGGTATCAG gtaCCTCCTGTACAGCTTCCCAGTGATGTCGGCCATCATTGGCGTGTCCACCAACTTCACCTTCCTGTGTGTGCTGGTGCTGGCCAGCTACCTGCACGTGATGTGGGGGAGCCTCTGGCAGCCGGCCAGGGCACGCTTTCAGTCCGAGGACCAACCGCTGAGGGCCacc CTCTCCTCCCAGTTTTCGATGGGCCGCTCCCAGTCCCTGTCGGTGCAGTCGTTCCGGACCAGCAGCCCCGGCTCCCAGAGCCCCGTGTCCATGGGCTCCCAGCACAGGACCAGCGTCCCCCAGCAAACGTCCACACCGCGGTTCTCCCTGCACGATGAGCACCAACATAGCCCGGCAGCCTCGG CCTTCCCTTTCTCCTCCGCTATGAATGTAGCACGCAGTCCCACGGCTTCCGAACATTCTACAAGAGACG GTGTGCCGATGAACGTCTCTGCAGCTAATCAGAGCGGCTCAAGAACGTCTCAACCTTCGTTACACG ACTCCACCGTGGACAGGTCTAGAGACAGCATACGCAGTGGCAGGATATCTCAACACAGCTCAAATG GGTTGCCGCCGGAGACGGTCGGAGTGCACGAGCTGCCTCCAGCAG CCAACGTAGACACGGATTCCGCACAGTTCCCGCTCGGATCCCGGGAGAGTCTAACCGACGCGGCAGGTACGGTCCAGGGCCAggcatggcctcctcctgcacccgttTTCTATATTTCACTCCCCAGCCTTTGTCCACCTCTAGTTCAggaaggaacctcagatgctgcttcacaccggccaacatgtcccacctacaccagtcccacctgccctgcgtttggcccatatccctccaaacctgtcctatccatgcacctgtctaactgtttcttaaacattaggatagtcccggcctcaactacctcctccggcagctcgttccatacacccaccaccctctgtgtggaataa
- the LOC129715087 gene encoding seipin-like isoform X2, whose product MPESPINQNLGMFMVQMSCYTKAGAEISTVSKSAMLRYKSGLLQLLDTLLYSPLFITGLVEQAQIVEVEFYSDYKEDSYTPTIGAVVEIQSRHIEIYKAQLQIRAYFTGIRYLLYSFPVMSAIIGVSTNFTFLCVLVLASYLHVMWGSLWQPARARFQSEDQPLRATLSSQFSMGRSQSLSVQSFRTSSPGSQSPVSMGSQHRTSVPQQTSTPRFSLHDEHQHSPAASAFPFSSAMNVARSPTASEHSTRDGVPMNVSAANQSGSRTSQPSLHGLPPETVGVHELPPAANVDTDSAQFPLGSRESLTDAAGTVQGQAWPPPAPVFYISLPSLCPPLVQEGTSDAASHRPTCPTYTSPTCPAFGPYPSKPVLSMHLSNCFLNIRIVPASTTSSGSSFHTPTTLCVE is encoded by the exons ATGCCCGAGTCTCCCATCAACCAGAATCTGGGAATGTTCATGGTGCAGATGTCATGCTACACCAAGGCCGGGGCAGAGATCTCCACCGTCTCCAAATCG GCGATGCTTCGCTACAAGTCGGGGCTGCTGCAGCTGTTGGACACGCTGCTGTACTCGCCACTCTTCATCACGGGGCTGGTGGAGCAGGCACAGATCGTGGAGGTGGAGTTCTACTCCGACTACAAGGAGGACTCG TACACTCCGACCATCGGGGCCGTGGTTGAGATCCAGAGCAGGCACATCGAGATCTACAAAGCCCAGCTGCAGATCCGTGCCTACTTCACCGGTATCAG gtaCCTCCTGTACAGCTTCCCAGTGATGTCGGCCATCATTGGCGTGTCCACCAACTTCACCTTCCTGTGTGTGCTGGTGCTGGCCAGCTACCTGCACGTGATGTGGGGGAGCCTCTGGCAGCCGGCCAGGGCACGCTTTCAGTCCGAGGACCAACCGCTGAGGGCCacc CTCTCCTCCCAGTTTTCGATGGGCCGCTCCCAGTCCCTGTCGGTGCAGTCGTTCCGGACCAGCAGCCCCGGCTCCCAGAGCCCCGTGTCCATGGGCTCCCAGCACAGGACCAGCGTCCCCCAGCAAACGTCCACACCGCGGTTCTCCCTGCACGATGAGCACCAACATAGCCCGGCAGCCTCGG CCTTCCCTTTCTCCTCCGCTATGAATGTAGCACGCAGTCCCACGGCTTCCGAACATTCTACAAGAGACG GTGTGCCGATGAACGTCTCTGCAGCTAATCAGAGCGGCTCAAGAACGTCTCAACCTTCGTTACACG GGTTGCCGCCGGAGACGGTCGGAGTGCACGAGCTGCCTCCAGCAG CCAACGTAGACACGGATTCCGCACAGTTCCCGCTCGGATCCCGGGAGAGTCTAACCGACGCGGCAGGTACGGTCCAGGGCCAggcatggcctcctcctgcacccgttTTCTATATTTCACTCCCCAGCCTTTGTCCACCTCTAGTTCAggaaggaacctcagatgctgcttcacaccggccaacatgtcccacctacaccagtcccacctgccctgcgtttggcccatatccctccaaacctgtcctatccatgcacctgtctaactgtttcttaaacattaggatagtcccggcctcaactacctcctccggcagctcgttccatacacccaccaccctctgtgtggaataa